The following coding sequences lie in one Brevibacterium marinum genomic window:
- a CDS encoding 4-hydroxy-3-methylbut-2-enyl diphosphate reductase, protein MTAVSVPTPTIPRKRVAPEDIRTPEDADQKVLLAAPRGYCAGVDRAVIAVERALEHYGAPVYVRKEIVHNRHVVDTLSERGAVFVNETDEVPEGARVVFSAHGVSPAVHAEAAARELSTIDATCPLVTKVHREAVRFARDGYRILLVGHAGHEEVEGTMGEAPDDITLIQNPEEAKTVEIDEAESLVWISQTTLSVDETMATVDILRQRFPHLQDPPSDDICYATSNRQAAVKEIAPQSDLVLVVGSANSSNSVRLVEVALEHGAKDAHRVDFAREVDETWFHEVSTVGVTSGASVPDGLVQDLLQLLADYGFGSVEEVVTAEEDVIFSMPSQLRKDLKAAGKKTSNKRDGADRNHDLV, encoded by the coding sequence GTGACTGCCGTATCTGTTCCCACGCCCACGATTCCGCGCAAACGTGTTGCTCCGGAGGACATCCGGACGCCCGAGGACGCTGACCAGAAGGTGCTTCTGGCCGCCCCGCGCGGATACTGCGCCGGTGTCGATCGCGCAGTGATCGCCGTCGAGCGCGCTCTCGAGCACTACGGTGCTCCCGTCTATGTGCGCAAGGAGATTGTGCACAACCGGCATGTTGTCGACACTCTGTCCGAGCGCGGTGCCGTGTTCGTCAACGAGACGGATGAAGTCCCTGAAGGCGCTCGTGTCGTGTTCTCCGCACACGGCGTGTCCCCGGCCGTCCACGCCGAGGCGGCCGCGCGTGAGCTCTCCACGATCGACGCCACCTGTCCCTTGGTGACGAAGGTCCATCGCGAGGCCGTTCGCTTCGCCCGTGACGGCTACCGGATCCTTCTCGTGGGTCACGCCGGACACGAAGAGGTCGAAGGCACGATGGGTGAGGCACCCGACGACATCACACTGATCCAGAACCCGGAGGAAGCGAAGACCGTCGAAATCGACGAGGCAGAGAGCCTGGTCTGGATCTCGCAGACAACGTTGAGCGTCGACGAAACGATGGCCACGGTCGACATTCTGCGTCAGCGATTCCCACACCTGCAGGACCCTCCGAGCGATGACATCTGCTATGCCACTTCGAACCGCCAGGCGGCTGTGAAGGAGATCGCTCCGCAGTCCGATCTGGTTCTGGTCGTGGGCTCGGCGAATTCGTCGAACTCCGTGCGTCTGGTCGAAGTTGCTCTGGAGCACGGAGCCAAGGACGCTCATCGTGTCGACTTTGCGCGTGAGGTCGATGAAACCTGGTTCCACGAAGTCTCGACGGTCGGGGTGACCTCCGGAGCCAGCGTGCCCGACGGGCTGGTCCAGGACCTCCTGCAACTGCTGGCCGATTATGGATTCGGGAGCGTCGAGGAAGTCGTCACAGCGGAGGAGGACGTCATCTTCTCCATGCCGAGTCAGCTGCGCAAGGACCTCAAAGCCGCAGGCAAGAAGACGTCGAACAAGCGCGATGGTGCCGATCGGAATCACGACCTCGTCTAG